From the Patagioenas fasciata isolate bPatFas1 chromosome Z, bPatFas1.hap1, whole genome shotgun sequence genome, one window contains:
- the TUT7 gene encoding terminal uridylyltransferase 7 isoform X1 yields MGDAAKPYFAKQNKEQEILHQEQLKGSPLQKDHRVMDEYGNGHSNKIDTSLQKKKGALGHYGSSPRRGPRSVLNSPNSLKNTTYGQGSKLNDTQRDQIKKWVSDDHHGTSDSWREYRSVARIPVHSRTRKDSFHEVEGSGNRNVRRQLQEEFVDEDMPDMQQRSSEMKKLRQQRRSRTRNVECDQEKVDDPVIDESVLSAKELLGLQQAEERLKRDCIYRLKKQPRSYPSAKYTCKLCDVLIESVAFAHKHIKEKRHKKNLKEKQEEQLLTALPSPTPSQIKAIGVAIENVVQEFGLNSEDQEERLNIKTMMENLLRQKLPECSFRLYGSSYSRFGFKTSDVNIDIQFPASVTQPDVLLVVQESLQNSESFVEVDADFHARIPVVVCKEKQSGLICKVSAGNENACLTTNHLATLGKLEPTVVPLVIAFRYWAKLCCVDHPEEGGLSPYVFALMVIFFLQQRKEPFLPVYLGSWIGGFSLNKLTNFNLKEIENDAVVWEHNPTDDSDLPEETSPRRGKVPLVFGSGQQCSTPAGQLWVELLRFYALEFNMADLVISIRLKEAVSRELKDWPKKRIAVEDPYSVKRNVARTLNSQLVYEYILHCLRATYKYFALPHKKNANLSKKSSLHASEDKSQMPDHGKDAIKHENSELQNLDGRTNMTVVEDCIKEAIGVPQAHRIHPSKPYDGSESFTGEELADDMSNLGITHEDSDCIIEEVISGDNEDFKPSCEESESGNEEEEEEEEHEEHKRRWNNILTTEEGIDEDSDSGDLPVTVNEHDIETCSTSDLEGFQNSALTESDEFGLECSGIMDDKIDGDEESTEGTDELDEYPQKFLCSVRSHISQIINSDDEEEEPNLLNQRECGMIIRAGDELDNTYTASGDDDALSEEEDDFSIPNKYEDKLFDEDVAGLLRINLSQEDLAEKGSLFEENTATEQCLESELFYEFSKPAFTKGKSPTVVCSLCKREGHLKRDCPEDFKKIELDPLPELTPKFSVILDQVCVQCYHDFAPNVVEDQAREHIRQNLENCIRQDFPGTKLNLFGSSKNGFGFRQSDLDICMTMDGLETAEGLDCIRIIEDLAKVLKKQSGLKNVLPITTAKVPIVKFFHIRSGLEVDISLYNTLALHNTRLLSSYAAIDPRVKYLCYTMKVFTKICDIGDASRGSLSSYAYTLMVLYFLQQTNPPVIPVLQEIYKEPKKPEILVDGWNVYFFDKIEELSVVWPEYGKNTESVGQLWLGLLRFYTEEFDFKDRVICIRRKNLLTTFKKQWTSKYIVIEDPFDLNHNLGAGLSRKMTNFIMKAFINGRRVFGTPVKAFPKEYPSKMEYFFDPEVLTEGELAPNDRCCRICGKIGHFMKDCPMRRKLRRHRDHEDIKNQRYIESKEKRMKQDKGAPIKTDKECSVKEGKMHLCTPPKRKLARVVVETGREKTPRQSAEKWKRLEDRDLREKRCFICGKEGHIKKECPQYKGAAGGSKPEVLCGSLSLTSAAKHAGRLNQGVLIHEEKKKQKGKVFLSPQSGMYVFISAHKFSVKECIFNLLFPSVLMETPCNLLNKAAVWAGC; encoded by the exons ATGGGAGATGCTGCAAAACCTTACTTTGCCAAACAAAATAAGGAACAGGAGATTTTGCATCAAGAACAATTGAAAGGAAGTCCTTTACAGAAAGACCACCGAGTCATGGATGAATATGGAAATGGCCATAGCAATAAAATAGATACCAGCCTGCAAAAGAAGAAGGGAGCTCTAGGTCACTATGGAAGCAGCCCCAGGCGAGGGCCACGTAGTGTTTTGAATAGCCCAAATTCACTTAAAAACACAACTTACGGTCAAGGGTCAAAGTTAAATGATACCCAAAGAGACCAAATTAAGAAGTGGGTATCTGATGACCACCATGGTACTTCTGACAGCTGGAGAGAGTACAGATCTGTTGCCCGGATTCCTGTGCACAGCAGGACAAGAAAGGACTCTTTTCATGAGGTTGAAGGTTCTGGAAACAGAAATGTAAGACGGCAGCTTCAGGAAGAGTTCGTGGATGAAGATATGCCAGACATGCAGCAAAGAAGCTCTG AAATGAAGAAACTTAGGCAACAAAGAAGATCAAGAACTAGAAACGTTGAGTGCGATCAAGAGAAAGTGGATGATCCAGTCATAGACGAATCTGTGCTGTCGGCAAAAGAACTTCTAGGGTTGCAGCAAGCCGAAGAACGATTGAAGCGAGACTGCATTTACAGACTGAAGAAG CAACCTCGAAGCTACCCATCAGCAAAATACACCTGCAAACTGTGTGATGTTTTGATTGAGTCAGTGGCTTTTGCTCATAAGCATATTAAAGAGAAAAGACACAAGAAAAACCTGAAG gaaaagcaagaagaaCAGCTGCTGACCGCTCTGCCTTCTCCAACACCTTCCCAGATAAAAGCCATTGGTGTTGCTATTGAAAATGTAGTGCAGGAGTTTGGCTTAAATAGTGAAGATCAAGAAGAAAGGCTTAACATTAAAACAATGATGGAAAACTTACTGCGTCAAAAATTGCCAG AGTGCTCATTCAGATTGTATGGCTCATCCTATAGCAGATTTGGTTTCAAAACTTCAGATGTCAACATAGATATCCAGTTTCCTGCCAGT GTGACTCAACCAGATGTTCTATTAGTCGTGCAAGAAAGTCTCCAGAACAGTG AATCTTTTGTGGAAGTTGATGCAGATTTCCATGCTAGAATACCAGTGGTGGTgtgcaaagaaaagcaaag TGGCCTTATTTGTAAAGTGAGTGCAGGGAATGAGAATGCTTGTTTGACAACAAACCACTTGGCTACACTTGGAAAACTGGAACCTACTGTAGTACCTTTAGTGATTGCCTTCAGGTACTGGGCAAAG TTGTGCTGTGTTGATCATCCTGAAGAGGGAGGCTTGTCACCTTATGTGTTCGCTTTAATGGTTATTTTCTTTCTGCAACAGAGGAAAGAGCCTTTTCTACCTGTCTATTTGGGATCGTGG aTCGGAGGATTCTCATTAAACAAATTAACTAATTTTAATCTGAAGGAAATCGAGAATGATGCTGTGGTTTGGGAGCATAACCCCACTGATGATTCTGATTTGCCAGAAGAAACTTCCCCGAGAAGGGGCAAG GTTCCCTTAGTATTTGGTTCAGGACAGCAGTGTTCTACACCTGCGGGTCAGCTCTGGGTAGAACTGCTTCGTTTCTATGCCTTGGAGTTCAATATGGCTGATTTGGTTATTAGTATACGACTCAAAGAAGCAGTGTCTCGTGAATTGAAGGACTGGCCTAAAAAGCGCATTGCTGTGGAAG aCCCATATTCGGTCAAAAGGAATGTGGCACGAACTCTGAACAGCCAGCTAGTATATGAGTATATTCTTCACTGCCTGAGAGCAACTTAcaaatattttgccttgcctcacaaaaaaaatgcaaatttgagCAAAAAATCATCTCTGCATGCCAGTGAGGATAAATCCCAAATGCCGGACCATGGAAAAGATGCTATAAAGCATGAAAATTCTGAATTGCAAAACTTGGATGGTAGAACAAACATGACTGTAGTGGAAGATTGTATAAAGGAGGCTATAGGTGTGCCCCAGGCACATAGAATTCATCCATCAAAACCGTATGATGGCTCAGAAAGCTTCACAGGAGAAGAACTGGCTGATGATATGAGTAATTTGGGAATTACTCATGAAGATTCAGACTGTATAATTGAGGAGGTTATTTCTGGAGATAATGAGGATTTTAAACCGAGTTGTGAAGAGTCAGAGAGTggaaatgaagaggaagaagaggaggaagaacacGAAGAACATAAAAGAAGGTGGAATAATATCTTGACTACTGAGGAGGGAATAGATGAAGACAGTGATAGTGGAGATCTCCCTGTTACAGTGAATGAGCATGATATTGAGACATGTAGTACTTCAGACTTAGAAGGTTTTCAAAACTCTGCACTTACAGAGAGTGATGAGTTTGGCTTGGAGTGCAGTGGTATAATGGATGACAAGATCGATGGCGATGAGGAGAGCACTGAGGGTACTGATGAACTGGATGAATACCCCCAAAAATTCCTATGTTCAGTGCGGAGTCATATATCACAAATTATTAACTCAGATGATGAGGAGGAAGAACCAAATCTTCTAAACCAGAGAGAGTGTGGTATGATCATAAGAGCTGGAGATGAACTAGATAACACATACACTGCCTCTGGAGATGATGATGCACTGTCAGAGGAAGAAGATGATTTTTCCATCCCAAATAAATATGAGGACAAACTTTTTGATGAAGATGTGGCTGGACTTCTGAGGATCAACTTGAGTCAAGAGGATCTTGCTGAGAAGGGAAGCCTTTTTGAAGAGAACACAGCAACAGAACAGTGTTTAGAATCTGAACTGTTTTATGAATTCAGTAAACCAGCTTTCACAAAAGGCAAG TCTCCTACTGTAGTATGTAGCTTGTGCAAACGGGAAGGTCATTTAAAGAGGGATTGTCCAGAAGACTTCAAGAAAATTGAGCTTGACCCACTGCCTGAGTTGACACCCAAATTTTCAGTTATTCTAGATCAAGTTTGTGTCCAATGTTACC atgATTTTGCTCCAAACGTTGTAGAGGATCAGGCTCGGGAACATATAAGACAAAACTTGGAAAACTGCATTAGACAGGATTTTCCAG GAACCAAGCTGAATTTGTTTGGCTCTTCAAAAAATGGCTTTGGCTTCAGACAAAGTGACCTTGATATCTGTATGACAATGGATGGGCTGGAAACTGCTGAG GGACTTGATTGCATCAGAATCATCGAAGATTTAGCAAAAGTTCTCAAGAAACAGTCAG GTTTAAAAAATGTCTTGCCTATAACAACTGCTAAAGTCCCAATTGTCAAATTTTTCCATATCAGAAGTGGTCTTGAAGTTGACATCAGTTTATATAATACTCTG GCCTTGCATAACACGAGACTCCTGTCTTCATATGCAGCTATTGATCCTAGAGTAAAATATCTGTGTTACACAATGAAAGTCTTTACAAAG ATATGTGACATTGGGGATGCATCTCGAGGTAGCCTTTCTTCTTATGCATATACTCTTATGGTGCTTTATTTTCTTCAACAGACAAATCCACCTGTCATCCCTGTTCTTCAAGAG ATCTACAAAGaaccaaaaaaacctgaaattttAGTTGATGGCTGGAACGTTTATTTCTTTGATAAGATAGAGGAGTTG TCAGTTGTTTGGCCAGAGTATGGCAAAAACACTGAATCTGTTGGGCAGCTGTGGCTGGGATTGCTCCGTTTCTACACAGAAGAATTTGATTTTAAAGACCGTGTAATCTGCATTAGGAGAAAAAATCTGCTTACAACTTTCAAGAAGCAGTGGACCTCCAAATACATAGTAATCGAAG ACCCATTTGATTTGAACCACAATCTTGGAGCTGGATTGTCAAGAAAAA TGACAAATTTTATAATGAAGGCTTTTATCAATGGCAGAAGGGTATTTGGTACCCCTGTAAAAGCATTTCCTAAAGAATATCCATCAAAAATG gaGTATTTTTTTGATCCAGAGGTACTAACAGAAGGAGAATTGGCACCAAATGATAGATGCTGTAGAATTTGTGGTAAAATTGGCCATTTCATGAAAGATTGTCCCATGAGAAGAAA GCTAAGAAGGCATCGTGATCACGAAGATATCAAAAACCAGAGGTACATagaaagcaaggagaaaagaatgaaacagGACAAGGGAGCTCCGATTAAAACAGACAAGGAGTGCTCAGTCAAGGAAGGGAAGATGCATCTATGTACACCTCCAAAGCGGAAACTGGCAAGGGTAGTCGTGGAAACTGGAAGAGAAAAGACTCCCAGGCAATCAGCAGAAAAGTGGAAGCGCCTGGAAGACAGAGACTTAAGAGAAAAACGTTGTTTTATCTGTGGAAAAGAAGGGCATATTAAAAAGGAATGCCCACAGTATAAAGGAGCTGCAG
- the TUT7 gene encoding terminal uridylyltransferase 7 isoform X2 produces MGDAAKPYFAKQNKEQEILHQEQLKGSPLQKDHRVMDEYGNGHSNKIDTSLQKKKGALGHYGSSPRRGPRSVLNSPNSLKNTTYGQGSKLNDTQRDQIKKWVSDDHHGTSDSWREYRSVARIPVHSRTRKDSFHEVEGSGNRNVRRQLQEEFVDEDMPDMQQRSSEMKKLRQQRRSRTRNVECDQEKVDDPVIDESVLSAKELLGLQQAEERLKRDCIYRLKKQPRSYPSAKYTCKLCDVLIESVAFAHKHIKEKRHKKNLKEKQEEQLLTALPSPTPSQIKAIGVAIENVVQEFGLNSEDQEERLNIKTMMENLLRQKLPECSFRLYGSSYSRFGFKTSDVNIDIQFPASVTQPDVLLVVQESLQNSESFVEVDADFHARIPVVVCKEKQSGLICKVSAGNENACLTTNHLATLGKLEPTVVPLVIAFRYWAKLCCVDHPEEGGLSPYVFALMVIFFLQQRKEPFLPVYLGSWIGGFSLNKLTNFNLKEIENDAVVWEHNPTDDSDLPEETSPRRGKVPLVFGSGQQCSTPAGQLWVELLRFYALEFNMADLVISIRLKEAVSRELKDWPKKRIAVEDPYSVKRNVARTLNSQLVYEYILHCLRATYKYFALPHKKNANLSKKSSLHASEDKSQMPDHGKDAIKHENSELQNLDGRTNMTVVEDCIKEAIGVPQAHRIHPSKPYDGSESFTGEELADDMSNLGITHEDSDCIIEEVISGDNEDFKPSCEESESGNEEEEEEEEHEEHKRRWNNILTTEEGIDEDSDSGDLPVTVNEHDIETCSTSDLEGFQNSALTESDEFGLECSGIMDDKIDGDEESTEGTDELDEYPQKFLCSVRSHISQIINSDDEEEEPNLLNQRECGMIIRAGDELDNTYTASGDDDALSEEEDDFSIPNKYEDKLFDEDVAGLLRINLSQEDLAEKGSLFEENTATEQCLESELFYEFSKPAFTKGKSPTVVCSLCKREGHLKRDCPEDFKKIELDPLPELTPKFSVILDQVCVQCYHDFAPNVVEDQAREHIRQNLENCIRQDFPGTKLNLFGSSKNGFGFRQSDLDICMTMDGLETAEGLDCIRIIEDLAKVLKKQSGLKNVLPITTAKVPIVKFFHIRSGLEVDISLYNTLALHNTRLLSSYAAIDPRVKYLCYTMKVFTKICDIGDASRGSLSSYAYTLMVLYFLQQTNPPVIPVLQEIYKEPKKPEILVDGWNVYFFDKIEELSVVWPEYGKNTESVGQLWLGLLRFYTEEFDFKDRVICIRRKNLLTTFKKQWTSKYIVIEDPFDLNHNLGAGLSRKMTNFIMKAFINGRRVFGTPVKAFPKEYPSKMEYFFDPEVLTEGELAPNDRCCRICGKIGHFMKDCPMRRKLRRHRDHEDIKNQRYIESKEKRMKQDKGAPIKTDKECSVKEGKMHLCTPPKRKLARVVVETGREKTPRQSAEKWKRLEDRDLREKRCFICGKEGHIKKECPQYKGAAGGSKPEVLCGSLSLTSAAKHAGRLNQGVLIHEEKKKQKGKVFLSPQSGSLSSKYMTQGKASQKRTQQE; encoded by the exons ATGGGAGATGCTGCAAAACCTTACTTTGCCAAACAAAATAAGGAACAGGAGATTTTGCATCAAGAACAATTGAAAGGAAGTCCTTTACAGAAAGACCACCGAGTCATGGATGAATATGGAAATGGCCATAGCAATAAAATAGATACCAGCCTGCAAAAGAAGAAGGGAGCTCTAGGTCACTATGGAAGCAGCCCCAGGCGAGGGCCACGTAGTGTTTTGAATAGCCCAAATTCACTTAAAAACACAACTTACGGTCAAGGGTCAAAGTTAAATGATACCCAAAGAGACCAAATTAAGAAGTGGGTATCTGATGACCACCATGGTACTTCTGACAGCTGGAGAGAGTACAGATCTGTTGCCCGGATTCCTGTGCACAGCAGGACAAGAAAGGACTCTTTTCATGAGGTTGAAGGTTCTGGAAACAGAAATGTAAGACGGCAGCTTCAGGAAGAGTTCGTGGATGAAGATATGCCAGACATGCAGCAAAGAAGCTCTG AAATGAAGAAACTTAGGCAACAAAGAAGATCAAGAACTAGAAACGTTGAGTGCGATCAAGAGAAAGTGGATGATCCAGTCATAGACGAATCTGTGCTGTCGGCAAAAGAACTTCTAGGGTTGCAGCAAGCCGAAGAACGATTGAAGCGAGACTGCATTTACAGACTGAAGAAG CAACCTCGAAGCTACCCATCAGCAAAATACACCTGCAAACTGTGTGATGTTTTGATTGAGTCAGTGGCTTTTGCTCATAAGCATATTAAAGAGAAAAGACACAAGAAAAACCTGAAG gaaaagcaagaagaaCAGCTGCTGACCGCTCTGCCTTCTCCAACACCTTCCCAGATAAAAGCCATTGGTGTTGCTATTGAAAATGTAGTGCAGGAGTTTGGCTTAAATAGTGAAGATCAAGAAGAAAGGCTTAACATTAAAACAATGATGGAAAACTTACTGCGTCAAAAATTGCCAG AGTGCTCATTCAGATTGTATGGCTCATCCTATAGCAGATTTGGTTTCAAAACTTCAGATGTCAACATAGATATCCAGTTTCCTGCCAGT GTGACTCAACCAGATGTTCTATTAGTCGTGCAAGAAAGTCTCCAGAACAGTG AATCTTTTGTGGAAGTTGATGCAGATTTCCATGCTAGAATACCAGTGGTGGTgtgcaaagaaaagcaaag TGGCCTTATTTGTAAAGTGAGTGCAGGGAATGAGAATGCTTGTTTGACAACAAACCACTTGGCTACACTTGGAAAACTGGAACCTACTGTAGTACCTTTAGTGATTGCCTTCAGGTACTGGGCAAAG TTGTGCTGTGTTGATCATCCTGAAGAGGGAGGCTTGTCACCTTATGTGTTCGCTTTAATGGTTATTTTCTTTCTGCAACAGAGGAAAGAGCCTTTTCTACCTGTCTATTTGGGATCGTGG aTCGGAGGATTCTCATTAAACAAATTAACTAATTTTAATCTGAAGGAAATCGAGAATGATGCTGTGGTTTGGGAGCATAACCCCACTGATGATTCTGATTTGCCAGAAGAAACTTCCCCGAGAAGGGGCAAG GTTCCCTTAGTATTTGGTTCAGGACAGCAGTGTTCTACACCTGCGGGTCAGCTCTGGGTAGAACTGCTTCGTTTCTATGCCTTGGAGTTCAATATGGCTGATTTGGTTATTAGTATACGACTCAAAGAAGCAGTGTCTCGTGAATTGAAGGACTGGCCTAAAAAGCGCATTGCTGTGGAAG aCCCATATTCGGTCAAAAGGAATGTGGCACGAACTCTGAACAGCCAGCTAGTATATGAGTATATTCTTCACTGCCTGAGAGCAACTTAcaaatattttgccttgcctcacaaaaaaaatgcaaatttgagCAAAAAATCATCTCTGCATGCCAGTGAGGATAAATCCCAAATGCCGGACCATGGAAAAGATGCTATAAAGCATGAAAATTCTGAATTGCAAAACTTGGATGGTAGAACAAACATGACTGTAGTGGAAGATTGTATAAAGGAGGCTATAGGTGTGCCCCAGGCACATAGAATTCATCCATCAAAACCGTATGATGGCTCAGAAAGCTTCACAGGAGAAGAACTGGCTGATGATATGAGTAATTTGGGAATTACTCATGAAGATTCAGACTGTATAATTGAGGAGGTTATTTCTGGAGATAATGAGGATTTTAAACCGAGTTGTGAAGAGTCAGAGAGTggaaatgaagaggaagaagaggaggaagaacacGAAGAACATAAAAGAAGGTGGAATAATATCTTGACTACTGAGGAGGGAATAGATGAAGACAGTGATAGTGGAGATCTCCCTGTTACAGTGAATGAGCATGATATTGAGACATGTAGTACTTCAGACTTAGAAGGTTTTCAAAACTCTGCACTTACAGAGAGTGATGAGTTTGGCTTGGAGTGCAGTGGTATAATGGATGACAAGATCGATGGCGATGAGGAGAGCACTGAGGGTACTGATGAACTGGATGAATACCCCCAAAAATTCCTATGTTCAGTGCGGAGTCATATATCACAAATTATTAACTCAGATGATGAGGAGGAAGAACCAAATCTTCTAAACCAGAGAGAGTGTGGTATGATCATAAGAGCTGGAGATGAACTAGATAACACATACACTGCCTCTGGAGATGATGATGCACTGTCAGAGGAAGAAGATGATTTTTCCATCCCAAATAAATATGAGGACAAACTTTTTGATGAAGATGTGGCTGGACTTCTGAGGATCAACTTGAGTCAAGAGGATCTTGCTGAGAAGGGAAGCCTTTTTGAAGAGAACACAGCAACAGAACAGTGTTTAGAATCTGAACTGTTTTATGAATTCAGTAAACCAGCTTTCACAAAAGGCAAG TCTCCTACTGTAGTATGTAGCTTGTGCAAACGGGAAGGTCATTTAAAGAGGGATTGTCCAGAAGACTTCAAGAAAATTGAGCTTGACCCACTGCCTGAGTTGACACCCAAATTTTCAGTTATTCTAGATCAAGTTTGTGTCCAATGTTACC atgATTTTGCTCCAAACGTTGTAGAGGATCAGGCTCGGGAACATATAAGACAAAACTTGGAAAACTGCATTAGACAGGATTTTCCAG GAACCAAGCTGAATTTGTTTGGCTCTTCAAAAAATGGCTTTGGCTTCAGACAAAGTGACCTTGATATCTGTATGACAATGGATGGGCTGGAAACTGCTGAG GGACTTGATTGCATCAGAATCATCGAAGATTTAGCAAAAGTTCTCAAGAAACAGTCAG GTTTAAAAAATGTCTTGCCTATAACAACTGCTAAAGTCCCAATTGTCAAATTTTTCCATATCAGAAGTGGTCTTGAAGTTGACATCAGTTTATATAATACTCTG GCCTTGCATAACACGAGACTCCTGTCTTCATATGCAGCTATTGATCCTAGAGTAAAATATCTGTGTTACACAATGAAAGTCTTTACAAAG ATATGTGACATTGGGGATGCATCTCGAGGTAGCCTTTCTTCTTATGCATATACTCTTATGGTGCTTTATTTTCTTCAACAGACAAATCCACCTGTCATCCCTGTTCTTCAAGAG ATCTACAAAGaaccaaaaaaacctgaaattttAGTTGATGGCTGGAACGTTTATTTCTTTGATAAGATAGAGGAGTTG TCAGTTGTTTGGCCAGAGTATGGCAAAAACACTGAATCTGTTGGGCAGCTGTGGCTGGGATTGCTCCGTTTCTACACAGAAGAATTTGATTTTAAAGACCGTGTAATCTGCATTAGGAGAAAAAATCTGCTTACAACTTTCAAGAAGCAGTGGACCTCCAAATACATAGTAATCGAAG ACCCATTTGATTTGAACCACAATCTTGGAGCTGGATTGTCAAGAAAAA TGACAAATTTTATAATGAAGGCTTTTATCAATGGCAGAAGGGTATTTGGTACCCCTGTAAAAGCATTTCCTAAAGAATATCCATCAAAAATG gaGTATTTTTTTGATCCAGAGGTACTAACAGAAGGAGAATTGGCACCAAATGATAGATGCTGTAGAATTTGTGGTAAAATTGGCCATTTCATGAAAGATTGTCCCATGAGAAGAAA GCTAAGAAGGCATCGTGATCACGAAGATATCAAAAACCAGAGGTACATagaaagcaaggagaaaagaatgaaacagGACAAGGGAGCTCCGATTAAAACAGACAAGGAGTGCTCAGTCAAGGAAGGGAAGATGCATCTATGTACACCTCCAAAGCGGAAACTGGCAAGGGTAGTCGTGGAAACTGGAAGAGAAAAGACTCCCAGGCAATCAGCAGAAAAGTGGAAGCGCCTGGAAGACAGAGACTTAAGAGAAAAACGTTGTTTTATCTGTGGAAAAGAAGGGCATATTAAAAAGGAATGCCCACAGTATAAAGGAGCTGCAG